The proteins below are encoded in one region of Magnetococcales bacterium:
- a CDS encoding class I SAM-dependent methyltransferase — protein MSPQPFLDYYRENRISPVAQEISDLNNHFRRRAALYRLLGLPPGLLQGKRLLEFGPGSGHNALFTLSLAPGHYRLVDGNPTGLQETRKRLSDYFPKADNWQTELGLIESYQSDGLYDGVFCEGVISGQTHPEAFLRRVAGHVKPGGILVITCMDNVSFLSEILRRIAADLWLPKEAPIDQKVAQLIPFFEPHLATLPAMSRPIRDWILDNVLQPLTGQLLPIPDAIDALSRDGDDLQFDVQGASPRFFTDWRWYKSIHNPDPGFNEIVRQSYLENLHNLLDHRFLHPPRSPELNQPLIPLGEALYGELNTGNREGIAGLVGEVAGLVDPFATETAAALREFQAALGEERFPTLTRFAPFFGRGQQYLSFIRR, from the coding sequence ATGAGCCCCCAACCCTTTCTCGATTATTATCGGGAAAACCGGATCTCTCCCGTCGCCCAGGAGATTTCCGATTTAAACAACCACTTCCGCCGCCGGGCCGCCCTCTATCGGCTCCTGGGGCTGCCCCCGGGGCTCCTCCAGGGCAAACGGCTGCTGGAGTTTGGTCCGGGCAGCGGCCACAACGCCCTTTTTACCCTGAGCCTGGCGCCGGGCCACTATCGACTGGTGGATGGTAATCCCACCGGGCTGCAAGAGACCCGCAAGCGCCTCTCGGACTATTTTCCAAAAGCCGACAACTGGCAGACCGAGCTGGGATTGATTGAATCCTACCAAAGCGATGGGCTTTATGATGGGGTCTTTTGCGAAGGGGTGATCTCCGGGCAGACCCACCCCGAGGCGTTTTTGCGCCGGGTGGCGGGGCATGTCAAACCCGGCGGTATCCTGGTCATCACCTGCATGGATAACGTCTCCTTTCTGAGCGAAATTTTGCGGCGCATTGCCGCTGATTTATGGCTGCCGAAAGAGGCCCCCATCGATCAAAAGGTCGCGCAGCTGATCCCCTTTTTCGAGCCCCATCTGGCCACTCTGCCCGCCATGAGCCGCCCCATCCGGGATTGGATTCTGGATAACGTTCTGCAACCCCTCACCGGCCAGCTCCTGCCCATACCGGACGCCATCGACGCCTTAAGCCGGGATGGGGATGATCTCCAGTTTGATGTCCAGGGAGCCTCCCCCCGGTTTTTTACCGACTGGCGCTGGTATAAGTCGATCCACAATCCGGATCCGGGATTTAATGAGATCGTCAGACAGAGCTATCTCGAAAACCTCCACAATCTCCTGGATCATCGCTTTCTCCATCCTCCCAGAAGCCCTGAACTCAACCAACCCCTTATTCCCCTGGGGGAGGCTCTCTATGGGGAGTTGAATACCGGAAATCGAGAGGGGATAGCGGGGCTGGTGGGGGAGGTTGCCGGGTTGGTTGATCCCTTTGCCACCGAAACCGCCGCCGCCCTCAGGGAGTTCCAGGCGGCCCTCGGAGAAGAGCGTTTTCCAACCTTAACGCGGTTTGCCCCTTTTTTTGGCCGGGGACAGCAATATCTCAGTTTTATCCGGAGGTGA
- a CDS encoding cobalamin-dependent protein (Presence of a B(12) (cobalamin)-binding domain implies dependence on cobalamin itself, in one of its several forms, or in some unusual lineages, dependence on a cobalamin-like analog.), translating into MATPILKTKIHPAAHTGHPPPSKGSRLSLVGDGTAASQSPQTQSGGALPTLAMINVVMQGDSQFDQEIPMGVGAIAAYLREQNFPVTIHQCQPDGKPEELEAAIEVEADLYGFQLNMVNYLSVRAVAEGIKARRPQALIVLGGPFLAAQSESILASEPLFDCIVVGEGEETVRLLMQALHQQKNPSADSASTAIPIVPERSPQAIDFAAIAGLVWRKPDGTIVHNPPRPLIPDLDILPFPARDFLGQAQRDPKDGGLMESVRISTSRGCIARCSFCSVNFYTRLQKGKLWRGRSATKVVDELEHLSKNHHARIFNFADSSFEDPGKKGKERTRKICTDIIQRQIPLSAKIYMRCDTLLEEEDEALLKLWKQAGIDIIIVGAESGSDQELAFFEKRANLEQNLRTVKRLQGIDGFFVMIGFIMFGPNSTLETIRQNIDFVRSLGLTDNPNNLSNVLMLIRDSKMYHVLREEGRVREPEHYWQLPKYTFKDPTAERVARHWDGLFGRFPMTLKLNSYQIQLENLIARMTNPMNSDILHALKDDFAQLKEQYATLKEELGSANDGYFREIVDRISADCSDEELHRRAQHFFVGAYGDFLPRYHVLHDEFIEKAEATGFGLSGLLFKHFYSNMVNSGAKRT; encoded by the coding sequence ATGGCGACTCCCATCCTCAAAACCAAAATCCATCCGGCAGCCCACACCGGGCACCCCCCCCCATCCAAGGGCAGCAGGCTCTCTCTGGTGGGGGATGGTACGGCTGCCTCCCAAAGCCCCCAAACCCAATCGGGAGGGGCACTGCCGACACTGGCGATGATCAACGTGGTGATGCAGGGTGACAGCCAGTTCGATCAGGAAATTCCCATGGGGGTGGGGGCTATTGCCGCCTATCTGCGGGAGCAAAATTTTCCCGTCACGATCCACCAGTGCCAGCCCGACGGCAAGCCGGAGGAGCTGGAAGCGGCCATCGAAGTGGAAGCGGATCTCTACGGCTTTCAGCTCAACATGGTCAACTATCTCAGTGTGCGGGCGGTGGCTGAGGGAATCAAAGCCCGGCGGCCCCAGGCGTTGATCGTGCTGGGGGGGCCTTTTCTCGCGGCCCAATCCGAATCGATCCTGGCAAGCGAACCCCTCTTCGACTGCATCGTGGTGGGGGAAGGGGAAGAGACGGTGCGCCTGTTGATGCAGGCCCTGCACCAACAAAAAAATCCCTCAGCCGATTCTGCTTCGACAGCGATCCCGATAGTGCCGGAGCGCTCCCCCCAAGCCATCGATTTTGCCGCCATCGCGGGACTGGTCTGGCGGAAACCCGACGGCACCATTGTCCACAACCCTCCCCGGCCCTTGATTCCGGATCTCGATATCCTGCCTTTTCCCGCCCGGGATTTTTTGGGTCAGGCCCAGCGGGATCCCAAGGATGGCGGGCTGATGGAGAGTGTGCGCATCTCCACTTCCCGGGGCTGCATCGCCCGGTGCAGCTTTTGCTCGGTCAATTTTTACACCCGCCTGCAAAAGGGCAAACTCTGGCGGGGCCGCTCTGCGACCAAGGTGGTGGATGAGCTGGAACATCTTTCCAAAAACCATCACGCCCGCATCTTCAACTTTGCCGACTCCTCCTTCGAGGATCCGGGCAAAAAGGGCAAGGAGCGCACCCGAAAAATCTGCACCGATATCATCCAGCGCCAGATCCCCCTCTCCGCCAAAATCTATATGCGCTGCGACACCCTGCTCGAAGAAGAGGATGAAGCGTTATTGAAACTCTGGAAGCAGGCGGGCATCGACATCATCATCGTCGGTGCCGAGTCGGGATCGGATCAGGAGCTGGCGTTCTTTGAAAAGCGGGCCAACCTGGAACAAAATCTGCGCACGGTCAAACGGCTTCAGGGGATCGACGGCTTTTTCGTCATGATCGGCTTCATCATGTTTGGCCCCAACTCCACCCTGGAGACCATCCGCCAAAACATCGATTTTGTCCGCTCCCTGGGGCTCACCGACAATCCCAACAATCTTTCCAACGTGCTGATGCTGATTCGGGATTCAAAAATGTATCATGTGCTCCGGGAAGAGGGGCGGGTGCGGGAGCCGGAGCACTATTGGCAGCTGCCCAAATATACCTTCAAGGATCCCACCGCCGAGCGGGTAGCCCGCCATTGGGACGGCCTCTTCGGACGTTTTCCCATGACGCTGAAATTAAATTCCTATCAGATTCAGCTGGAAAACCTCATCGCCCGCATGACCAACCCCATGAACAGCGATATCCTCCATGCCCTGAAAGATGATTTTGCCCAGCTGAAAGAGCAATATGCCACTCTGAAGGAAGAGCTGGGCAGCGCCAACGACGGCTATTTTCGGGAGATTGTTGATCGCATTTCAGCCGACTGTTCCGATGAGGAGTTGCACCGCCGGGCCCAGCATTTTTTTGTCGGAGCCTATGGGGATTTTTTACCCCGTTATCACGTTCTCCACGATGAATTTATCGAAAAAGCCGAAGCCACCGGCTTTGGCCTCAGCGGGCTGCTCTTCAAGCATTTTTATTCCAATATGGTCAACAGCGGAGCCAAACGGACATGA
- a CDS encoding class I SAM-dependent methyltransferase, with protein MSPPICHVCQGQSLTAYPHAFHQVTSDCRPWSRGGRLYLCSNCGTVQKRPDEKWHKEVRQIYQGYEIYAQSDSHEQAIFQDSGSSQSRSERIMEGLCGMFGLPEKGRLLDIGCGNGALLKTLSSRKPDWELHGTEWSGRHQKSVEAIPGAKLFVTPEPYQLPGRFDLITLVHLFEHLPDPVTFLKRITTKLTADGLVLIQVPYWQESPFDLLVADHCSHFTPATLVWILRRAGFQCFHVTRDWVSKELSVVARPRKRAEVRTPNWTAKRGGKKPGIGHRNGLRNSPRVGDSGCDNNAPPPPTPSSIELAGIKQDLQARLTWLQESARALKKLGTADQAPAIFGTSIAATWLFQEGGSQAPFFVDEDPHQWGRTHLGRPILPPDRIPEGSAVFMAFSPHLAQPIVQRLQRPGVTFHLPIPLDPAP; from the coding sequence ATGAGCCCTCCCATCTGCCATGTGTGCCAGGGACAATCCCTCACAGCCTATCCCCACGCTTTTCATCAGGTCACCTCCGACTGCCGCCCCTGGAGCCGGGGAGGAAGGCTCTATCTCTGCTCCAACTGCGGTACCGTGCAAAAAAGGCCCGATGAAAAGTGGCACAAAGAGGTGCGCCAAATTTACCAGGGCTATGAAATCTATGCCCAGAGTGACAGCCACGAACAGGCCATTTTTCAGGACTCCGGCAGCTCCCAAAGCCGCTCGGAGCGCATCATGGAAGGGCTGTGCGGCATGTTCGGTCTGCCGGAAAAGGGACGACTCCTCGATATCGGCTGTGGCAACGGTGCCCTGCTCAAAACCCTCTCCAGCCGCAAACCGGACTGGGAACTCCACGGCACCGAATGGAGCGGACGCCATCAAAAAAGCGTTGAGGCGATACCGGGTGCCAAGCTCTTCGTCACCCCGGAGCCCTATCAGCTCCCGGGACGCTTCGACCTCATCACCCTGGTCCACCTTTTCGAGCATCTGCCCGACCCGGTCACCTTTTTAAAGCGCATCACCACCAAGCTCACCGCTGATGGCCTGGTGCTCATTCAGGTGCCCTACTGGCAGGAGAGCCCCTTTGATCTGTTGGTGGCGGATCATTGCAGCCATTTTACCCCGGCCACCCTGGTGTGGATTTTACGCCGCGCCGGGTTTCAATGTTTTCATGTCACCCGGGATTGGGTCTCCAAGGAGCTTTCGGTGGTGGCGCGCCCTCGAAAACGGGCGGAGGTGCGCACGCCCAACTGGACGGCCAAGCGTGGCGGCAAAAAGCCCGGCATCGGCCACCGTAATGGCCTCCGTAACAGCCCGCGTGTCGGCGATTCCGGCTGCGACAACAACGCCCCCCCTCCCCCGACCCCATCCAGCATCGAGTTAGCCGGGATAAAGCAGGATCTCCAAGCACGACTCACCTGGCTTCAGGAGAGTGCCCGTGCCCTGAAAAAACTGGGAACCGCCGACCAGGCACCCGCCATTTTCGGCACCTCCATCGCCGCCACCTGGCTCTTTCAGGAAGGGGGCAGCCAAGCGCCCTTTTTTGTGGATGAGGATCCCCATCAATGGGGCCGTACCCACCTGGGCCGCCCCATCCTTCCCCCGGACCGGATTCCCGAGGGCAGCGCGGTATTCATGGCCTTCTCTCCCCACCTGGCCCAGCCCATCGTCCAGCGCCTGCAACGTCCGGGGGTTACCTTCCATCTGCCTATCCCCCTGGACCCGGCTCCATGA
- a CDS encoding radical SAM protein — protein sequence MYSEKPLLHAREKSARPEDLRTIAFDTTPRCTMRCTKCYAETFAKVTPLELPIVARVLDEAYEMGCMHYVFQGGEPIEDKERLAFFLENCHPEATYINVISNGWRMDQETIAWLKARQVDKITFSLDSGIEAEHDADRAPGSYQRVLKAIDHVLAEGLLTGVSIVVTHQSLYQEGFQRVYDFALNKRIRLDVQIAEPVGNWDGRKDLLITPEDAQYIQKLREKSPRLPNGQEMVKRDLYTGGEDNCPAGTRFIGITADGEVLPCNFLQYSLGNVRDKSLQKMRADLLTNAWFSGDHPRCIIGEDPEFFDRFVSPHVGKPKPLNAYQTFNLISTES from the coding sequence ATGTACAGCGAAAAACCACTGCTCCATGCTCGGGAAAAAAGCGCACGCCCAGAGGATCTGCGCACCATCGCCTTTGACACCACCCCCCGCTGCACCATGCGCTGCACCAAGTGCTATGCCGAAACCTTTGCCAAGGTAACCCCTCTGGAGCTGCCCATCGTTGCCCGAGTGCTTGATGAAGCCTACGAGATGGGCTGCATGCACTATGTCTTTCAAGGCGGGGAGCCCATTGAGGACAAGGAGCGATTGGCCTTTTTTCTGGAAAATTGCCATCCGGAAGCGACCTACATCAACGTCATCAGCAACGGCTGGCGCATGGATCAGGAAACCATCGCCTGGTTGAAAGCCCGGCAGGTGGACAAAATCACCTTCAGCCTCGATTCCGGCATCGAAGCCGAACACGACGCCGACCGGGCACCGGGCTCCTACCAGCGGGTGCTTAAAGCCATCGATCATGTTTTGGCCGAAGGGCTCCTCACCGGCGTCTCCATCGTCGTTACCCATCAATCGCTCTACCAGGAGGGGTTCCAGCGGGTCTACGACTTTGCCCTGAATAAGCGCATTCGTCTGGATGTGCAGATCGCCGAACCCGTGGGCAACTGGGATGGCCGCAAGGATCTCCTCATCACCCCGGAGGATGCCCAATATATCCAAAAACTCCGGGAAAAAAGCCCCAGGCTTCCCAACGGCCAGGAGATGGTCAAACGGGATCTCTATACCGGGGGGGAGGACAACTGCCCGGCAGGCACCCGCTTTATCGGCATTACGGCGGATGGCGAAGTGCTCCCCTGCAATTTTTTGCAATATTCCCTGGGCAATGTTCGGGACAAAAGTCTCCAAAAAATGCGGGCCGATCTGTTGACCAACGCCTGGTTCAGTGGCGACCACCCCCGCTGTATCATCGGCGAGGATCCCGAATTTTTCGACCGCTTTGTCAGCCCCCACGTAGGCAAGCCCAAGCCTCTCAACGCCTATCAAACGTTCAACCTTATTTCGACGGAATCCTAA
- a CDS encoding sugar nucleotide-binding protein, whose amino-acid sequence MSNQPSRFLIIGGSGIIGRHLFAQAGPERAVATWHSREQPGMVHFDPATTPLTPFIQEHGPFSHALILHGLTRLDACARDKIRSHEINVVGIQKLIEGLLSLGIKPLFTSTDQVFDGCGSNYNESDVPNPLSTYGRQKVAVEKFLQETGEDHAIIRLSKVYGTEPHDGMLLANWFDALRREEHQRLAEDELFSPVLMEDVTTGLMRLVADDLSGLFHLCGPMAISRAGMFRRLLAHLREGGIVFPEPKVTYCRINDFDFLEERPLNISMNPVKWIRATRLMPLDVESACKRFVSLLGDE is encoded by the coding sequence ATGTCGAACCAACCCTCCCGCTTTTTGATCATCGGTGGCTCCGGCATCATCGGTCGGCATCTTTTTGCCCAGGCTGGCCCTGAGCGGGCGGTGGCTACCTGGCATTCCCGTGAGCAGCCCGGGATGGTTCACTTTGACCCGGCCACCACTCCCCTCACCCCTTTTATCCAGGAGCACGGCCCCTTCAGCCACGCTCTGATCCTCCACGGCCTCACCCGCCTGGATGCCTGCGCCCGGGATAAAATCCGCTCCCATGAGATCAACGTCGTTGGCATTCAAAAGCTGATTGAAGGGTTGCTCAGCCTCGGTATCAAACCCCTTTTCACCTCCACCGATCAGGTGTTTGATGGTTGTGGCAGCAACTATAACGAATCCGACGTTCCCAATCCTTTAAGCACCTATGGCCGACAAAAGGTGGCGGTGGAAAAGTTTCTTCAGGAAACAGGGGAGGATCACGCCATCATCCGGCTTTCCAAAGTTTATGGTACTGAGCCCCATGATGGCATGCTGCTGGCCAACTGGTTCGATGCTCTCCGCCGGGAAGAACATCAGCGGCTGGCGGAAGATGAACTGTTTTCACCTGTCCTGATGGAAGATGTGACGACGGGGTTGATGCGTTTGGTGGCGGATGATCTTTCCGGCCTCTTTCACCTTTGCGGACCCATGGCTATCAGTCGGGCAGGCATGTTCCGGCGGCTGCTGGCACATCTGCGAGAGGGGGGGATCGTCTTTCCGGAACCGAAGGTGACCTACTGTCGAATCAATGATTTTGATTTTTTGGAAGAGCGTCCGTTGAATATTTCCATGAACCCGGTCAAATGGATCCGTGCAACCAGATTGATGCCTCTGGATGTGGAGAGTGCCTGCAAACGGTTTGTTTCGCTTCTGGGGGATGAATAA
- a CDS encoding class I SAM-dependent methyltransferase — MARFDGFKKTGIDAEIEARLRDHCAKHQITPMEAAQHFPVLGRRQWLKRFLAHTDLFKETLEVPGDIAELGVFRGLGLMTWANLLEAYAIGDRTKTVYGFDNWQGFTHFSPEDGDTEKDANKVVGGFSPAQYLQELREAIDIFDDDRFIPWKPRVKLVDGQIEQSVPKFLDENPGVRFSLIHFDCDLYQPTRVALEGFWPRLSRGGILLFDEYAIKDWPGETRAVDEFFADKPEVIIKTLPWTNTPAGYLVKP; from the coding sequence ATGGCCAGGTTTGATGGTTTTAAAAAAACCGGTATCGACGCTGAAATCGAAGCACGACTGCGGGATCATTGCGCCAAGCACCAGATCACGCCCATGGAAGCGGCCCAGCATTTTCCGGTACTGGGCCGCCGCCAATGGTTGAAGCGATTTCTGGCCCATACCGATCTCTTCAAGGAAACCCTGGAGGTGCCGGGGGATATTGCGGAGCTGGGGGTTTTTCGGGGGTTGGGGCTCATGACCTGGGCCAACCTGCTGGAGGCCTATGCCATTGGTGATCGCACCAAAACAGTCTACGGCTTTGACAACTGGCAGGGCTTTACCCATTTTTCCCCGGAGGATGGCGATACCGAAAAGGATGCCAACAAGGTGGTGGGCGGATTTTCTCCGGCTCAATATCTTCAGGAGCTGCGGGAAGCCATCGATATTTTCGACGACGACCGTTTTATCCCCTGGAAGCCACGGGTCAAACTGGTGGATGGCCAGATCGAGCAGAGTGTGCCCAAATTTCTCGACGAAAACCCTGGGGTGCGCTTTTCCCTCATCCACTTCGACTGCGATCTCTATCAGCCCACCCGGGTCGCTCTGGAAGGGTTCTGGCCCCGGCTCTCCCGGGGGGGCATTTTGTTGTTTGATGAATATGCCATCAAGGATTGGCCCGGAGAGACCCGGGCGGTGGATGAATTTTTTGCCGACAAGCCCGAGGTCATCATCAAAACACTCCCCTGGACCAACACCCCGGCGGGATATCTGGTCAAACCCTGA
- a CDS encoding tetratricopeptide repeat protein: MKEDESMSAAQRHYQEELIRATQCHKAEAYDQAKEIYLQLLEQQPNNSLLLYLLGLVAHKQEDYAKALNLISRAILQEPQNTTYLNSLGNTLLAREQVDAAMARYKDVLKINPEHIEAMSNLGMAYLIKKEYSQAAVTYQQALKIRFNWDVLHLGLTNSFAGLECPASAGVHQQLYHHYNNSQPENPRPLSDTFFVDSQVARREALKQNRIELTTAVDGLQVCYHPGEALADDPANLVSIPFDDMYPVLLNTRLRIPKEVAFDLENASAISQAIRIAWQLDGIEVTRKRKVQVLANESICNRPEFKPDEPLRIYFRASRLTTVMQFSSKNLAKAFEKLGCQTHVVLEKNDMEALDAVQALKAQIEFNPHITVSINHLNNQMLHEDVFNVIWWQDPMPEIYNREPLPWRERDIVFSSYPQFDDMLKDCQAPEIHRQSFCVDLDHFRLTQPLEGRKKIVFVGSGYEAPHTYIGIERAIHDKLEENGEVTDEFLKSEAERFDLSFEAVRLWHFSKVLRTTTVVWWCQVGSELGYEVEVYGWSWQKTPEILPFYKGELSHGPEVAKVYNEARYALCANPRLVNSQRLVEVAACGAIPVVYDARAYTEPPNWDDECLFFNTRKELKKCLTRIPEGNPLDIPPHHSFDLFAERILAMVSKINDG, translated from the coding sequence ATGAAGGAAGACGAGTCCATGTCCGCAGCCCAGCGCCACTACCAGGAGGAACTCATCCGGGCCACCCAGTGCCACAAGGCCGAGGCGTATGATCAGGCCAAGGAGATCTATCTACAGCTCCTGGAGCAACAGCCCAACAACTCCCTGCTCCTCTATCTCCTGGGATTGGTGGCCCACAAGCAGGAAGATTATGCCAAGGCCCTGAACCTCATCAGCCGCGCCATCCTTCAGGAACCCCAAAATACCACCTATCTCAACAGCCTGGGCAACACCCTTCTGGCTCGGGAGCAGGTGGATGCCGCCATGGCGCGCTACAAGGATGTGTTGAAGATCAATCCCGAACATATCGAGGCGATGAGCAATCTGGGAATGGCCTACCTGATCAAGAAGGAGTATTCCCAGGCGGCGGTCACCTATCAGCAGGCGCTGAAAATCCGTTTCAACTGGGATGTGCTGCACTTGGGGCTTACCAACAGTTTTGCCGGGTTGGAGTGTCCAGCCTCTGCCGGGGTGCATCAACAGCTCTACCATCACTACAACAACAGCCAGCCGGAAAATCCCCGACCGCTGTCAGACACTTTTTTCGTTGATTCCCAGGTGGCCCGCAGGGAGGCGCTGAAACAAAACCGGATAGAACTCACCACGGCTGTCGATGGACTGCAAGTCTGTTACCACCCCGGGGAAGCCTTGGCGGATGACCCGGCCAACCTGGTCAGCATCCCTTTCGACGACATGTATCCTGTTCTTTTGAACACCCGGCTACGCATCCCCAAAGAGGTCGCCTTTGATCTGGAAAACGCCTCTGCCATCAGCCAGGCCATCCGTATCGCCTGGCAGTTGGATGGCATCGAGGTCACCCGCAAACGCAAAGTCCAGGTGTTGGCCAACGAATCCATCTGCAACCGTCCTGAGTTTAAACCGGATGAACCCTTACGAATCTATTTCCGCGCTTCCCGCCTGACCACCGTCATGCAGTTCAGCTCCAAAAATCTGGCCAAGGCGTTCGAAAAGCTGGGGTGCCAGACCCATGTGGTCCTGGAAAAAAACGATATGGAGGCTCTGGATGCCGTCCAGGCTCTGAAGGCACAGATTGAATTCAATCCCCACATCACGGTCAGCATCAATCACCTGAACAACCAGATGCTCCACGAGGATGTCTTCAACGTGATCTGGTGGCAGGATCCCATGCCGGAAATCTATAATCGGGAGCCTCTCCCCTGGCGGGAGCGGGATATCGTTTTTTCCTCCTATCCCCAGTTTGACGACATGCTGAAAGATTGTCAGGCACCGGAAATTCACCGACAAAGCTTTTGTGTGGATCTCGATCATTTTCGCCTCACCCAGCCCCTTGAAGGGCGCAAAAAAATTGTCTTTGTCGGCTCCGGCTATGAGGCCCCCCATACCTATATAGGAATCGAACGGGCGATCCATGACAAGCTGGAAGAGAATGGTGAGGTCACGGATGAATTTTTAAAGAGCGAAGCTGAACGGTTCGACCTTTCCTTTGAAGCCGTCCGTTTATGGCACTTTTCCAAGGTGTTGCGCACCACCACCGTGGTCTGGTGGTGTCAGGTGGGATCAGAGTTGGGTTATGAGGTGGAGGTGTATGGCTGGAGCTGGCAAAAAACCCCGGAAATCCTGCCCTTTTACAAGGGGGAGTTGAGCCACGGACCCGAGGTGGCCAAAGTCTACAACGAAGCCCGCTACGCCCTGTGTGCCAACCCCCGTCTGGTCAACTCACAGCGGCTGGTGGAGGTGGCGGCGTGTGGCGCGATTCCGGTGGTCTACGATGCCAGAGCCTATACCGAGCCCCCCAACTGGGACGATGAATGTCTCTTTTTCAACACCCGGAAAGAGCTGAAAAAGTGCCTCACCCGCATTCCCGAAGGCAACCCCCTGGATATCCCTCCACACCACTCATTCGATCTTTTCGCCGAACGGATTTTGGCGATGGTTTCGAAAATAAACGACGGGTAA